The genome window GCCATGGGGACGACCATGTCCCACCGGCTCCTACTTATACTTCGCAGACGTTGGCTAATGTGATTGATACTCATAAGATACGCTGTTTAAATGTCGAGACATCTTCCACTTCACAACCTTTAGTTAGTAAGTTTTTTCTGAAAAGTCAAGATGCTAAATTCGATTGCAAAGACTACATACAAAGTGATGCTGACTGTCAGATCATTCTACATATTCCATTCACTgttaattgtaaaatatacTCGATTATGTTGAGGACTAATGCTAACGACACAGATAATGAGTTGAGCACGCCAAAGGATATCAGAATATACAAGAATTACCCAAAGAACATCGATTTTGATACAATGGGCAATACTAAAGAGGACTATAAAATTCAACAACCAGAAAATGTAGGGATTTTGTTTGATGAGGAAAATTTGgttaatgaagatgaagatacGTTTGTGGAGCATTCCTTGCCACGTCGGGTGTTTCAGAACTGCCATTCGATAACCTTGTTCGTGGAAAACAACTGGTCTGGCGATGGGGATGAGTTGACCagaatttattatttagaGATAAGAGGTGAAGCTACGAGTGCATTGAAGACTAATGATGGCATCCCGCTGGCTACTGTCTATGAGTCAGCGCCAAATCCCCTGGATCATGGTAAAT of Tetrapisispora phaffii CBS 4417 chromosome 6, complete genome contains these proteins:
- the TPHA0F00480 gene encoding PITH domain-containing protein (ancestral locus Anc_4.71), producing MAHHCEDEHHHSHGDDHVPPAPTYTSQTLANVIDTHKIRCLNVETSSTSQPLVSKFFLKSQDAKFDCKDYIQSDADCQIILHIPFTVNCKIYSIMLRTNANDTDNELSTPKDIRIYKNYPKNIDFDTMGNTKEDYKIQQPENVGILFDEENLVNEDEDTFVEHSLPRRVFQNCHSITLFVENNWSGDGDELTRIYYLEIRGEATSALKTNDGIPLATVYESAPNPLDHGKLESEQTGLNMNF